Proteins encoded in a region of the Gigantopelta aegis isolate Gae_Host chromosome 13, Gae_host_genome, whole genome shotgun sequence genome:
- the LOC121387739 gene encoding eukaryotic translation initiation factor 1-like — protein MSSDIQNLTAGLAARNQVTDPFADSEDSDVTSGSSIQDPVHIRIQQRNGRKMLTTVQGINPKYDFRKIVKHAKKEFACNGTVVEHPEYGEVIQLQGDQRQLISNFLITTGIVNKEQVKVHGF, from the exons CTGCTCGAAATCAAGTTACCGACCCATTTGCTGATTCTGAGGACAGCGATGTTACGAGTGGATCCAGTATTCAAGATCCCGTCCATATCCGTATTCAGCAACGGAATGGTCGCAAAATGTTGACCACTGTCCAGGGCATCAACCCGAAATACGACTTCAGGAAGATCGTAAAACATGCCAAGAAG GAGTTTGCGTGTAACGGCACGGTAGTGGAGCACCCAGAGTATGGTGAGGTGATCCAGCTGCAGGGAGACCAGCGACAACTGATCAGCAACTTCCTCATCACCACTGGCATCGTCAACAAGGAGCAGGTCAAA GTTCATGGTTTCTAA